In Gymnogyps californianus isolate 813 chromosome 20, ASM1813914v2, whole genome shotgun sequence, a single window of DNA contains:
- the LHX1 gene encoding LIM/homeobox protein Lhx1, which produces MVHCAGCKRPILDRFLLNVLDRAWHVKCVQCCECKCNLTEKCFSREGKLYCKNDFFRCFGTKCAGCAQGISPSDLVRRARSKVFHLNCFTCMMCNKQLSTGEELYIIDENKFVCKEDYLNNSNTAKENSLHSATTGSDPSLSPDSQDPSQDDAKDSESANVSDKETGSNENDDQNLGAKRRGPRTTIKAKQLETLKAAFAATPKPTRHIREQLAQETGLNMRVIQVWFQNRRSKERRMKQLSALGARRHAFFRSPRRMRPLVDRLEPGELIPNGPFSFYGDYQSEYYGPGSNYDFFPQGPPSSQAQTPVDLPFVPSSGPSGTPLGAMDHPLPGHHPSSEAQRFTDIMSHPPGDSPSPEPNLPGSLHSMSAEVFGPSPPFSSISVNGGANYGNHLSHPPEMNEAAVW; this is translated from the exons ATGGTTCACTGTGCAGGCTGCAAAAGGCCAATCTTGGACCGGTTTTTGTTGAATGTACTGGACAGGGCTTGGCATGTGAAGTGTGTTCAGTGCTGTGAATGTAAATGCAATTTgacagagaaatgcttttcGCGAGAAGGCAAGCTTTACTGCAAAAACGACTTCTTTCG GTGTTTCGGGACCAAGTGCGCGGGCTGTGCCCAGGGCATCTCCCCCAGCGACCTGGTCCGCAGGGCGCGGAGCAAAGTGTTCCACTTGAACTGTTTTACGTGTATGATGTGTAACAAGCAACTCTCCACGGGCGAGGAGCTCTACATCATAGACGAAAACAAGTTTGTCTGCAAAGAAGATTACCTAAATAACAGCAATACTGCCAAAGAAAACAGTCTGCATTCAG CCACCACCGGCAGTGACCCCAGCCTGTCCCCCGACTCCCAAGACCCCTCCCAGGACGACGCCAAGGACTCGGAAAGCGCCAACGTGTCCGACAAGGAGACGGGCAGCAACGAAAACGACGACCAGAACCTGGGGGCCAAGCGGCGGGGACCCCGCACCACCATCAAAGCCAAACAGCTAGAGACTCTGAAAGCCGCCTTCGCGGCCACCCCCAAACCCACCCGGCACATCAGGGAGCAGCTGGCGCAGGAGACCGGCCTCAACATGCGGGTCATCCAG GTCTGGTTCCAGAACCGGCGCTCCAAGGAGCGGCGCATGAAGCAGCTGAGCGCGCTGGGCGCCCGCCGGCACGCCTTCTTCCGCAGCCCACGCAGGATGCGGCCGCTGGTGGACCGGCTGGAGCCCGGGGAGCTCATCCCCAACGGGCCCTTCTCCTTCTACGGAG ATTATCAGAGCGAGTATTACGGCCCTGGAAGCAATTACGATTTCTTCCCGCAAGGACCTCCTTCATCTCAAGCTCAGACACCCGTGGATCTCCCTTTCGTGCCCTCCTCGGGGCCGTCAGGCACTCCCCTGGGGGCCATGGATCACCCCCTGCCCGGACATCACCCCTCCAGTGAGGCTCAGCGCTTCACTGACATCATGTCGCACCCCCCAGGAGACTCGCCCAGTCCCGAACCCAACCTGCCCGGGTCCTTGCACTCCATGTCCGCGGAAGTTTTTGGCCCCAGTCCTCCATTTTCTTCGATATCCGTCAACGGTGGTGCTAACTATGGCAATCACTTGTCACATCCACCAGAAATGAatgaagcagctgtgtggtag